In Streptantibioticus cattleyicolor NRRL 8057 = DSM 46488, a genomic segment contains:
- a CDS encoding cation:proton antiporter, with protein sequence MSLTTVELAHVLIALGLLTVLAHAGAQIFQLLRQPPVIGEIVGGLVLGPTVLGALWPTAETWLFPAKGATGEVLGAFYSIGMLLLVYLTGAELRGHVARSDRRTMVWVAGAGLFVPFAAGLLVANSVSLPGLSGPHGNPASLALVFGMAIAVTSVPVISRIMLDLGILRTVFARVVLAVAVLEDVVLYALLAVVLGIAQARAGDSYGVGGALSRVSLPWAVVFFSLVPVVFFGLFLWRGRAAFDALRSGRWNVLERRSPTAFRIAYLFALCLACSGLGIDPMFGALAAGLSAGGPVPGEERAAPAVPEAAADAAPGSYQTLRAISLAFFVPVYFAVVGLKLDLIRHFDPVFFLWFLALACVVKSAGVWAGARLAGQDAASAGNIAVAMNARGGPGIILASVTYAAGVISEDFFTSLVVLSIVTSQAAGVWLGRTVRRHRPLMSQRRPTGGERGTPDPETTRRKAETA encoded by the coding sequence GTGTCCCTGACAACCGTCGAACTCGCCCATGTCCTCATCGCCCTCGGGCTGTTGACGGTGCTGGCCCACGCCGGCGCCCAGATCTTCCAACTGTTGCGGCAGCCACCGGTGATCGGTGAGATCGTCGGCGGCCTGGTGCTGGGCCCCACCGTGCTCGGCGCGCTGTGGCCCACCGCCGAGACGTGGCTCTTCCCGGCCAAGGGCGCCACCGGCGAGGTGCTCGGCGCCTTCTACAGCATCGGGATGCTGCTGCTGGTCTACCTCACCGGCGCCGAACTGCGCGGCCACGTCGCCCGCTCCGACCGGCGCACCATGGTCTGGGTGGCCGGCGCCGGCCTCTTCGTCCCGTTCGCCGCCGGGCTGCTGGTGGCCAACTCCGTATCCCTGCCCGGCCTTTCCGGGCCGCACGGCAACCCGGCCAGCCTCGCCCTCGTCTTCGGCATGGCGATCGCCGTCACCAGCGTCCCGGTGATCTCCCGGATCATGCTCGACCTGGGCATCCTGCGCACCGTCTTCGCCCGCGTGGTGCTCGCCGTCGCGGTCCTGGAGGACGTGGTGCTCTACGCGCTGCTCGCCGTCGTCCTCGGCATCGCCCAGGCCAGGGCGGGCGACTCCTACGGCGTCGGCGGGGCGCTCAGCCGGGTGTCGCTGCCGTGGGCGGTGGTCTTCTTCTCCCTCGTCCCGGTGGTCTTCTTCGGGCTCTTCCTGTGGCGCGGCCGGGCCGCCTTCGACGCGCTGCGCTCCGGCCGCTGGAACGTCCTGGAACGGCGCAGCCCGACCGCGTTCCGGATCGCCTACCTCTTCGCGCTCTGCCTGGCCTGCTCCGGCCTCGGCATCGACCCGATGTTCGGCGCGCTGGCGGCCGGGCTGAGCGCCGGCGGCCCGGTGCCCGGCGAGGAACGCGCGGCGCCCGCCGTGCCGGAGGCCGCCGCGGACGCCGCCCCGGGGTCGTACCAGACCCTGCGGGCCATCTCGCTCGCCTTCTTCGTCCCCGTCTACTTCGCCGTCGTCGGCCTCAAGCTCGACCTGATCCGCCACTTCGACCCGGTGTTCTTCCTGTGGTTCCTGGCGCTGGCCTGCGTGGTCAAGTCGGCCGGGGTGTGGGCGGGGGCACGGTTGGCCGGGCAGGACGCCGCGTCGGCCGGGAACATCGCGGTGGCCATGAACGCCCGCGGCGGCCCCGGCATCATCCTGGCGTCGGTCACCTACGCGGCCGGCGTCATCAGCGAGGACTTCTTCACCAGCCTGGTGGTGCTCTCCATCGTCACCTCCCAGGCCGCGGGCGTCTGGCTCGGCCGCACCGTGCGCCGCCACCGCCCGCTGATGTCGCAACGCCGACCGACCGGCGGTGAACGGGGGACGCCGGACCCCGAGACCACCAGGCGAAAGGCGGAAACCGCATGA